In Vibrio japonicus, one DNA window encodes the following:
- a CDS encoding low molecular weight protein-tyrosine-phosphatase, protein MTKILVVCMGNICRSPTGEAVLRKKALQLGVDVNVDSAGTIGCHKGSKPDPRAVSAGEKRGYSFKGIRARQVTNSDFEKFDFILAADEHNLRDLQEQCPQEHLHKIQLFLSHSDEGFDEIPDPYYGGDRGFELVLDLIEDASENLLKKL, encoded by the coding sequence ATGACAAAGATATTGGTCGTTTGTATGGGTAACATTTGTCGTTCGCCTACAGGGGAGGCGGTGTTAAGGAAAAAAGCACTGCAACTTGGTGTGGATGTGAATGTGGACTCGGCAGGGACCATTGGTTGTCATAAAGGGAGTAAGCCGGATCCTCGGGCGGTATCAGCAGGTGAAAAACGCGGGTATTCATTTAAAGGTATTCGAGCGCGGCAGGTGACTAACTCAGACTTCGAGAAATTTGACTTTATCTTAGCGGCTGATGAACACAACTTGAGAGATTTACAGGAGCAATGTCCTCAGGAGCATTTGCATAAGATTCAGTTGTTTTTGAGCCACTCGGATGAAGGGTTCGACGAAATACCTGATCCGTATTACGGAGGCGATAGAGGCTTTGAGCTTGTTCTAGATCTTATCGAAGATGCGAGTGAAAACTTGCTGAAAAAGCTGTAA
- the cobO gene encoding cob(I)yrinic acid a,c-diamide adenosyltransferase, whose translation MSTEDNKEARHKARQQKVKEQVDAKIAAAQEEKGLLLIITGNGKGKSTSGFGTIARAVGHGLKCSVAQFIKGTWDNGERNLLEKLGVDFQVMATGFTWETQNKTADTEAAQIVWQECKRMLQDDSIDVVLFDELTYMVSYGYIDLDEVVEALNNRPKMQSVIITGRGAHRTLIEMADTVSEVKNVKHAFESGVKALKGVDW comes from the coding sequence ATGTCTACTGAAGACAACAAAGAAGCCCGTCACAAAGCCCGCCAACAAAAGGTAAAAGAACAAGTTGATGCAAAAATAGCCGCTGCACAGGAAGAGAAAGGACTGCTATTAATCATCACTGGTAATGGTAAAGGTAAATCCACATCAGGTTTCGGGACGATCGCTCGAGCTGTGGGACATGGTCTAAAGTGCTCGGTAGCCCAATTTATTAAAGGTACATGGGATAACGGCGAGCGCAACCTCCTTGAAAAGCTAGGGGTAGACTTTCAGGTGATGGCCACAGGTTTTACCTGGGAAACTCAGAACAAAACCGCGGATACAGAAGCCGCTCAAATCGTGTGGCAAGAGTGCAAGCGCATGCTGCAAGATGACTCGATTGATGTCGTGCTGTTTGATGAACTCACATACATGGTGAGCTACGGTTACATCGACTTAGACGAAGTTGTCGAAGCACTGAATAACCGCCCCAAAATGCAGTCTGTGATTATCACTGGTCGCGGTGCGCACCGCACTTTAATTGAAATGGCCGATACCGTTTCAGAAGTGAAGAATGTTAAGCACGCTTTTGAGTCAGGAGTTAAAGCTCTGAAAGGGGTCGACTGGTAA
- a CDS encoding AsmA family protein, whose product MKKLFLFIAIPIVAVVGALAALVLLVNPNQFKPMIVEQAKTHTGLDLVIEGDIGWQFFPSIGFEIGKTELRNPEGFSKPNMLKVDSIVVDVSVAPLFSKQLEVGNIVLDGAEFSLETLKDGRKNIDALTQAQTEQAKSDATEQAETSPQETSPSSPRESEWAISLAGVSISNSAVEVQDKQTGSFTKLYDVSLNLSEFAFDSWTKAEFAAKGENNNQKFSSKGDVEFRLAKGMAEYALRNINVESSFSDPATNMDRIALSLATFEFDKANALTYELKGRAADLDIDMKGAGSLTVDKAITNVVLDKLTLDGTLKGSSLPQSPMKLNMASNIRFDLEKSHLSVILNKLTANALAFDGKANVTLGDIPKVGFTLHSPNIDLDEFLGLQQASESAKTTGTEGGGTGSNGGASKPSTSQEVEPDLSALKSLDVKGDIAIDKFKANNAKLQNVKASFSVNRGIVELKSFTSNLYQGSISASGKLDARKTPATYSVVKHIKGVAVQPLLIDVADNNKLEGTGNIDVNVSGSSLKPSAIQKNLKGNVSINFADGAVNGVNVAQLIRENYAKFKGKSFDDKEGVQKTDFSALKATLNLNQGNVSTSDMNLQSPLLRLRGKGKANYINQTVDFTVSTSVVGSLEGQGGKDIDELRDVTIPINVSGRWDDPKFKLVFDDVLKQKAQKELDRGLEKLDEKLGEKIKDEKTKEAVNNLIKGLFN is encoded by the coding sequence ATGAAGAAACTGTTCCTATTTATTGCAATTCCCATTGTTGCTGTTGTCGGTGCTTTAGCTGCACTGGTATTACTGGTGAACCCTAACCAGTTCAAACCTATGATTGTTGAACAAGCCAAAACTCATACTGGCTTGGACTTGGTGATTGAAGGGGATATCGGATGGCAATTTTTCCCATCCATTGGTTTTGAAATTGGTAAAACCGAACTTCGTAATCCAGAAGGCTTTAGTAAGCCGAACATGTTGAAAGTCGACAGCATCGTTGTTGACGTATCAGTCGCGCCTCTGTTTAGTAAACAGCTAGAAGTCGGGAACATTGTGCTTGATGGCGCAGAGTTTTCGCTAGAGACACTAAAAGATGGGCGCAAGAATATTGATGCGTTAACCCAGGCTCAAACTGAGCAAGCGAAATCTGATGCGACTGAGCAGGCAGAGACATCTCCTCAAGAGACTTCGCCAAGCTCTCCTAGAGAGTCTGAGTGGGCGATCAGCCTTGCAGGTGTATCTATCTCGAACAGTGCGGTTGAAGTTCAAGATAAGCAGACAGGTTCATTTACCAAGCTATACGATGTGTCTTTGAATTTGTCAGAGTTTGCATTTGATAGCTGGACGAAAGCCGAATTTGCCGCGAAAGGTGAGAACAACAATCAGAAGTTTTCTAGCAAAGGTGATGTAGAGTTTCGTCTAGCAAAAGGCATGGCAGAGTATGCGCTGCGCAACATCAATGTTGAAAGTAGCTTTAGTGATCCAGCAACGAATATGGATCGCATTGCGCTGTCGCTTGCAACCTTTGAGTTTGATAAAGCAAACGCGCTGACTTATGAACTAAAAGGTCGTGCAGCAGATCTAGACATCGATATGAAAGGTGCGGGTTCTCTGACAGTCGATAAAGCGATTACGAATGTTGTCCTCGATAAGCTGACATTAGATGGCACGCTTAAAGGAAGCTCGCTTCCTCAGTCGCCAATGAAGCTAAATATGGCATCGAATATTCGCTTTGATTTAGAGAAGAGTCACCTGAGCGTTATCCTGAACAAGTTGACAGCGAATGCGTTGGCATTTGATGGTAAGGCCAATGTGACCTTAGGTGATATCCCTAAAGTAGGTTTTACATTACATAGTCCAAATATTGATTTGGATGAGTTCTTAGGCTTACAGCAAGCCAGTGAAAGCGCCAAAACGACAGGCACCGAAGGTGGTGGTACTGGCAGTAATGGTGGGGCTTCCAAGCCAAGTACTAGTCAAGAAGTAGAGCCAGATCTATCAGCACTGAAATCACTTGATGTGAAAGGTGACATTGCGATTGATAAGTTTAAAGCAAACAATGCCAAATTGCAGAACGTCAAAGCGAGCTTTAGTGTCAATCGCGGTATCGTTGAGCTGAAGTCCTTCACTTCGAATTTGTATCAGGGCTCTATCAGCGCATCAGGTAAGCTTGACGCACGTAAAACGCCAGCGACGTATTCCGTTGTTAAACACATCAAAGGGGTAGCGGTTCAGCCGTTGTTGATTGATGTGGCAGACAATAACAAACTGGAAGGTACGGGCAACATTGATGTCAATGTTTCGGGTAGCAGCCTAAAACCAAGTGCGATTCAGAAGAACCTGAAAGGTAACGTCTCTATTAACTTTGCAGACGGTGCAGTGAATGGTGTGAACGTCGCTCAACTTATCCGCGAAAATTATGCCAAGTTTAAAGGCAAGTCCTTTGATGACAAAGAAGGCGTTCAGAAAACGGATTTCAGTGCGTTAAAGGCGACTCTGAATTTAAACCAGGGTAATGTATCGACCAGCGATATGAACTTGCAATCGCCATTATTGCGCCTGCGTGGTAAGGGTAAAGCGAATTACATTAATCAGACAGTCGACTTTACGGTTAGTACCTCTGTGGTTGGATCTTTGGAAGGCCAAGGCGGTAAAGACATTGATGAACTGCGAGATGTGACTATTCCGATCAACGTGTCAGGCCGTTGGGATGACCCGAAATTCAAGCTTGTTTTTGATGATGTTCTGAAGCAGAAAGCGCAAAAAGAGCTGGATCGAGGTCTGGAAAAACTGGATGAAAAACTTGGTGAAAAGATTAAAGACGAAAAAACCAAGGAAGCCGTTAATAACCTGATTAAAGGCTTGTTCAACTAA